The following proteins come from a genomic window of Nocardioides albertanoniae:
- a CDS encoding flavodoxin family protein: protein MASLLIVHHSPTRSLQRLTDAVVSGANDPEIHGVDVVVRPALEATADDVLAADGYVLGTSANFGYMSGALKHFFDSTFLAVGGALDPSGGAGESAGETAKRPYGLYVHGRYDTTGAIRSVQSIVGALDWTQAYDILDVLGDVEDAHVEAAYELGATLAAVITA from the coding sequence ATGGCCAGCCTGCTGATCGTCCACCACTCCCCCACCCGCTCCCTGCAACGTCTGACGGACGCGGTCGTCTCGGGTGCCAACGATCCCGAGATCCACGGCGTCGACGTCGTCGTACGCCCCGCGCTGGAGGCCACCGCCGACGACGTCCTCGCCGCCGACGGCTACGTGCTCGGCACCAGCGCCAACTTCGGCTACATGTCGGGTGCGCTCAAGCACTTCTTCGACTCGACGTTCCTCGCCGTCGGTGGTGCGCTCGACCCTTCCGGGGGCGCGGGTGAGTCAGCGGGAGAGACCGCCAAACGCCCCTACGGCCTCTACGTCCACGGCCGCTACGACACCACCGGCGCCATCCGCTCGGTGCAGTCGATCGTCGGCGCGCTCGACTGGACCCAGGCCTACGACATCCTCGACGTCCTGGGGGACGTCGAGGATGCGCACGTCGAGGCCGCCTATGAGCTGGGCGCGACGCTTGCCGCAGTGATCACGGCCTGA
- the leuA gene encoding 2-isopropylmalate synthase, translated as MTNLSNSSNQQKPSGMPFERYTAFVPVDVPDRTWPAQKITKAPRWLSTDLRDGNQALIDPMTPARKLRMFELLVDMGYKEIEVGFPSASQTDFDFVRKLVEEDRIPDDVQISVLTQAREDLIARTAESLAGAPRASIHLYNATAELFRRVVFHVSPAECIGIAVRGTEMVMKYAEEHMPELIGTEKFGYQYSPEIFTQTDTDYALEICERVSDVWQPEAGREIILNLPATVEMSTPNTYADQIEYFGRGLTRREHSAISLHPHNDRGTAVAATELALMAGADRVEGCLFGHGERTGNVDLVTLGMNLFSQGIDPQIDFTVGGGIDEIRRTVEYVTNISVHPRHPYAGDLVYTAFSGSHQDAIKKGLEDLDRLAAEQGKDVGEIPWEAPYLPIDPKDVGRTYEAVIRVNSQSGKGGVSYLLKTEHSLDLPRRAQIEFSRAIQQHTDTEGGEISADNIWSAFSAEYLEREEPYALESWSSVTDAEGGDEQSVDLRVRGEVRTYKGVGNGPVAAFVDALKDAGAEIRVLDYAEHALSAGGDAAAAAYVECEIAGEIVWGIGIHENIVTASLRAVVCAANRAQAVTIPSV; from the coding sequence ATGACCAACCTGAGCAACTCCAGCAATCAGCAGAAGCCGTCGGGGATGCCCTTCGAGCGCTACACCGCGTTCGTGCCCGTCGACGTGCCCGACCGCACCTGGCCGGCGCAGAAGATCACGAAGGCTCCGCGCTGGCTCTCGACCGACCTGCGTGACGGCAACCAGGCCCTGATCGACCCGATGACACCGGCCCGCAAGCTGCGGATGTTCGAGCTGCTCGTCGACATGGGCTACAAGGAGATCGAGGTCGGCTTCCCGAGCGCGAGCCAGACCGACTTCGACTTCGTGCGCAAGCTCGTCGAAGAGGATCGGATCCCCGACGACGTACAGATCTCGGTGCTGACCCAGGCACGCGAAGACCTCATCGCACGCACCGCGGAGTCGCTGGCCGGCGCCCCGCGCGCCTCGATCCACCTCTACAACGCCACCGCCGAGCTGTTCCGCCGGGTGGTCTTCCACGTCTCGCCTGCCGAGTGCATCGGCATCGCGGTGCGCGGCACCGAGATGGTGATGAAGTACGCCGAGGAGCACATGCCGGAGCTGATCGGCACCGAGAAGTTCGGCTACCAGTACAGCCCGGAGATCTTCACCCAGACCGACACCGACTACGCGCTGGAGATCTGCGAGCGGGTCTCCGACGTATGGCAGCCGGAGGCCGGTCGCGAGATCATCCTCAACCTGCCCGCCACGGTCGAGATGTCCACCCCCAACACCTACGCCGACCAGATCGAATACTTCGGTCGCGGCCTGACCCGTCGTGAGCACTCCGCCATCAGCCTGCACCCGCACAACGACCGCGGCACCGCGGTCGCGGCCACCGAGCTCGCCCTGATGGCCGGCGCCGACCGCGTCGAGGGCTGCCTGTTCGGACACGGTGAGCGCACCGGCAACGTCGACCTGGTCACCCTGGGCATGAACCTCTTCTCCCAGGGCATCGACCCGCAGATCGACTTCACCGTGGGCGGCGGCATCGACGAGATCCGCCGCACCGTCGAGTACGTCACCAACATCTCGGTGCACCCGCGCCACCCCTACGCCGGCGACCTCGTCTACACCGCCTTCTCCGGCTCCCACCAGGACGCCATCAAGAAGGGCCTCGAGGACCTCGACCGTCTGGCTGCCGAGCAGGGCAAGGACGTCGGCGAGATCCCGTGGGAGGCGCCTTACCTGCCCATCGACCCCAAGGACGTCGGCCGCACCTACGAGGCCGTCATCCGGGTCAACAGCCAGTCGGGCAAGGGCGGCGTGTCCTACCTGCTCAAGACCGAGCACTCGCTCGACCTGCCGCGCCGCGCGCAGATCGAGTTCAGCCGGGCGATCCAGCAGCACACCGACACCGAGGGCGGCGAGATCAGCGCCGACAACATCTGGTCGGCCTTCTCCGCGGAATACCTCGAGCGCGAGGAGCCCTACGCCCTGGAGAGCTGGTCGTCGGTCACCGACGCCGAGGGCGGCGACGAGCAGAGCGTCGACCTGCGGGTCCGTGGCGAGGTGCGCACCTACAAGGGTGTCGGCAACGGCCCGGTGGCAGCGTTCGTCGACGCGCTCAAGGACGCCGGCGCCGAGATCCGGGTGCTCGACTACGCCGAGCACGCGCTCTCTGCCGGCGGTGACGCCGCCGCGGCCGCCTACGTCGAGTGCGAGATCGCCGGCGAGATCGTGTGGGGCATCGGCATCCACGAGAACATCGTCACCGCATCGCTGCGGGCCGTGGTCTGCGCCGCCAACCGCGCGCAGGCGGTCACGATCCCGAGCGTCTGA
- a CDS encoding esterase/lipase family protein, with product MHPTVRRPLVLVLAAALALALLALAPASPARAATDEVYAPLDRPGPSLTVPREKLRDALTCHGDPTTGPTPVLLNPATSVTPEENFGATYVKAFNAQGRAWCWVTMPHNTLGDIQIAAEHLTYAVRTLHRRAGRDISVLGHSQGGMSIRWVLRFWPDTRAMIDDVIGVAPSNHGTTALAECVEGVTTCTPAVWQQRDEAAFMDALNSRSETIAGISYTVVYTRLDEVVTPNHSAAASSSSLRTGEGDITNVAIQDVCPTAASEHVLVGVTDPVAYALITDALDHRGPAEPARVDRSTCTQPVMPYFDATDPDTARLLLLQAAPKVATVPVPVLNIAGAPQVPAEPRLRCYVYADGC from the coding sequence ATGCATCCGACCGTCCGGCGTCCGCTGGTCCTCGTCCTGGCCGCGGCACTGGCCCTTGCCCTCCTCGCGCTCGCCCCGGCCTCACCGGCCCGCGCGGCGACCGATGAGGTCTACGCCCCGCTCGACCGTCCCGGTCCTTCCCTGACGGTGCCACGCGAGAAGCTTCGCGACGCACTGACCTGCCACGGTGATCCGACGACGGGTCCGACGCCCGTGCTGCTCAACCCGGCCACCAGCGTGACCCCGGAGGAGAACTTCGGAGCCACCTACGTCAAGGCCTTCAACGCCCAGGGCCGCGCCTGGTGCTGGGTGACCATGCCCCACAACACCCTCGGCGACATCCAGATCGCCGCCGAGCATCTGACCTACGCCGTGCGCACGCTTCATCGACGGGCGGGCCGCGACATCTCGGTGCTCGGCCACAGCCAGGGCGGGATGAGCATCCGGTGGGTGCTCCGCTTCTGGCCGGACACGCGCGCGATGATCGACGACGTGATCGGGGTCGCTCCCTCCAACCACGGCACCACAGCGCTCGCCGAGTGCGTCGAAGGGGTCACCACGTGCACGCCCGCGGTCTGGCAGCAGCGGGACGAGGCCGCGTTCATGGACGCCCTGAACAGCCGCAGCGAGACCATTGCCGGGATCTCCTACACGGTCGTCTACACCCGTCTCGACGAAGTGGTCACCCCCAACCACTCCGCAGCCGCATCGTCCTCGTCGTTGCGCACCGGCGAAGGTGACATCACCAACGTCGCGATCCAGGACGTATGCCCCACCGCGGCCAGCGAGCACGTCCTGGTCGGCGTCACCGACCCGGTGGCGTACGCCCTGATCACCGACGCTCTCGACCACCGTGGCCCCGCCGAGCCGGCTCGGGTCGACCGGTCGACCTGCACGCAACCTGTGATGCCCTACTTCGACGCGACCGACCCCGACACCGCACGGCTGCTCCTGCTGCAGGCCGCGCCCAAGGTCGCGACCGTGCCGGTCCCGGTGCTCAACATCGCCGGAGCACCGCAGGTGCCGGCCGAACCACGGCTGCGCTGCTATGTGTACGCCGACGGTTGCTGA
- a CDS encoding ion transporter: MSTAATDRGADRRHDDRNPGAAPTPPVTIVDWLMLVLAIVSVAAVVWVSFWDVSQVWYDRVAVADYVVCGIFAVEFVARWIRSGLGWKFPMIYWYELLGMIPLGVAASPAFRGLRLLRIVLILMRLARAADRAFGDRISAYVVGRFSGAIVNAIRKPITVAVLDEVIAVVQTGNYTRHISSAIEENRSEIDALIIDLIRQDQAVGKLKYLPFHDDIVRLVADTVLRLADEGLADPRVHEIISDAIRESAKELRENIGSSAYNEVKKDAELFGK, encoded by the coding sequence ATGAGCACAGCAGCCACCGACCGAGGCGCCGACCGGCGCCACGACGACCGCAACCCCGGCGCCGCGCCGACGCCGCCGGTCACGATCGTCGACTGGCTGATGCTGGTGCTCGCGATCGTCTCGGTCGCAGCGGTGGTGTGGGTCTCGTTCTGGGACGTCTCCCAGGTCTGGTACGACCGCGTGGCCGTCGCCGACTACGTCGTCTGCGGCATCTTCGCGGTCGAGTTCGTGGCCCGCTGGATCCGCTCGGGGCTCGGCTGGAAGTTCCCGATGATCTACTGGTACGAGCTGCTCGGCATGATCCCGCTCGGGGTCGCCGCCAGCCCGGCCTTCCGCGGCCTGCGGCTGCTCCGGATCGTGCTGATCCTGATGAGGCTGGCCCGCGCGGCAGACCGCGCGTTCGGCGACCGCATCTCGGCGTACGTGGTGGGGAGGTTCTCCGGCGCCATCGTCAACGCGATCCGCAAGCCGATCACGGTCGCCGTGCTCGACGAGGTCATCGCCGTGGTGCAGACCGGCAACTACACCCGCCACATCTCCTCGGCGATCGAGGAGAACCGCTCCGAGATCGACGCGCTCATCATCGATCTCATCCGCCAGGACCAGGCGGTGGGCAAGCTGAAGTATCTGCCGTTCCACGACGACATCGTCCGGCTCGTCGCCGACACGGTGCTGCGCCTGGCCGACGAGGGCCTGGCCGACCCGCGCGTGCACGAGATCATCTCCGACGCCATCCGCGAGTCGGCCAAGGAGCTGCGGGAGAACATCGGGTCCAGCGCCTACAACGAGGTCAAGAAGGACGCCGAGCTGTTCGGAAAATAG